The following coding sequences are from one Bradyrhizobium sp. WSM471 window:
- a CDS encoding TetR family transcriptional regulator produces the protein MVYRRTHQVVKRLAARRSAILAAAREAAAEGGMAAVQIAPVAVRASVAAGTVYRYFPSKADLISELIAEVSRDELTAIRRAADAAPGPSSALAAAVTTVAVHTLSQRRLAWGILAEPVDVDVSASRLASRREIAGEMASRIDAAVRAGHLPAQDTALAATALLGALHEALVGPLAPDNLDDPARMRDAVQTVTLLALRAVGVMDARARGLVVQQTLLPAAKALVGA, from the coding sequence ATGGTTTATCGGCGAACGCATCAAGTGGTGAAGCGCCTTGCAGCCCGGCGCAGCGCGATACTGGCGGCGGCGCGGGAGGCGGCGGCGGAAGGCGGGATGGCGGCGGTGCAGATTGCGCCGGTCGCCGTTCGCGCCAGCGTCGCAGCGGGCACGGTCTACCGCTACTTCCCCTCCAAGGCCGATTTGATCTCCGAGTTGATCGCCGAAGTCTCCCGCGACGAGCTCACGGCGATCCGGCGAGCAGCCGATGCCGCGCCGGGGCCGTCCTCGGCGCTGGCGGCGGCGGTGACCACCGTGGCGGTGCATACCCTGTCGCAGCGCAGGCTCGCCTGGGGCATCCTGGCCGAGCCGGTCGATGTCGATGTCAGCGCTTCACGCCTTGCCAGCCGGCGCGAGATCGCGGGCGAGATGGCCTCGCGGATCGACGCCGCCGTGCGCGCCGGCCACCTGCCGGCGCAGGACACCGCGCTCGCCGCCACCGCGCTGCTCGGCGCCTTGCACGAGGCCTTGGTCGGACCGCTTGCGCCGGACAATCTCGACGATCCCGCCAGGATGCGCGATGCCGTGCAGACCGTGACGCTGCTGGCGCTCCGTGCGGTCGGCGTCATGGACGCCCGCGCCAGGGGTCTCGTCGTGCAGCAGACGCTGCTGCCGGCGGCGAAAGCGCTGGTTGGGGCCTAA
- a CDS encoding phosphatase PAP2 family protein: MVDTDARTAWQLFHLNWLPIAAMGSLLALGLPFTGLSLEPVAYGVTLAVAAVLLALAYGHRIVKGELADPKLLFSLGTIAQIILTCAIVGPLSYVAAKLNWPLQDQALLAIDRALGLDPEPIARYVNDHPWLADCLARGYGLIKLPLLGIPIVLALTAHYMRLQLFMLAMSLALAVTIAISAVVPAIGTYWGLQLSAAHFPEINTAVYAGQLRDILALRDGSLHELRLFFLAGIVSFPSFHAASAVLYMWALWPVRGLGGIAAALNLLMIAATPVIGAHYVIDLAGGIAVAAASIWAAKFYLEWHRRAQQTSAAPAPSPVWQTGLAE, from the coding sequence ATGGTCGACACGGACGCCCGGACCGCCTGGCAGCTCTTCCACCTGAACTGGCTTCCCATCGCAGCCATGGGCAGCCTGCTGGCGCTGGGCCTCCCCTTCACCGGCCTGAGCCTCGAACCGGTCGCCTATGGCGTGACGCTGGCAGTCGCTGCAGTCCTGCTCGCGCTGGCCTATGGCCACCGCATCGTCAAAGGCGAGCTTGCCGACCCGAAGCTGCTGTTTTCGCTCGGAACCATCGCACAGATCATTCTCACCTGCGCCATCGTCGGACCGCTCAGCTATGTCGCGGCCAAGCTGAACTGGCCGCTGCAGGATCAGGCGCTGCTTGCGATCGACCGTGCACTCGGGCTCGATCCCGAACCGATCGCGCGATACGTCAACGACCATCCCTGGCTCGCGGACTGCCTGGCTCGCGGATACGGGTTGATCAAATTGCCGCTGCTCGGCATTCCAATCGTGCTGGCGCTGACGGCGCACTATATGCGGCTGCAATTGTTCATGCTCGCGATGAGCCTCGCGCTCGCGGTCACCATCGCGATCTCCGCCGTCGTGCCCGCGATCGGCACCTATTGGGGGCTGCAGCTGTCCGCCGCGCATTTTCCCGAAATCAACACCGCGGTCTATGCCGGGCAGTTGCGCGACATCCTCGCGCTTCGCGACGGTAGCCTGCACGAGCTCCGGTTGTTCTTCCTCGCCGGCATTGTCTCGTTTCCGAGCTTCCACGCCGCATCCGCCGTGCTCTACATGTGGGCGCTGTGGCCGGTGCGCGGCCTCGGCGGCATCGCGGCCGCGCTCAATCTGCTGATGATTGCGGCAACACCAGTGATCGGTGCGCATTATGTCATCGACCTCGCCGGCGGAATCGCAGTCGCCGCAGCGTCGATCTGGGCGGCGAAATTCTATCTCGAATGGCACCGCCGCGCGCAGCAAACGTCTGCCGCGCCTGCGCCGTCGCCGGTCTGGCAGACCGGCCTCGCGGAATGA
- a CDS encoding Flp family type IVb pilin — protein MKNLVARFAKDESGATAIEYGLIAAGIALAIITVVNNLGTTLNAKFTSISSSLK, from the coding sequence ATGAAGAACCTCGTTGCGCGTTTTGCGAAGGATGAATCCGGCGCCACCGCCATTGAATACGGTCTGATCGCCGCCGGCATCGCGCTGGCGATCATCACTGTCGTCAATAACCTGGGCACCACGTTGAACGCCAAGTTCACCTCGATCTCGAGCAGCCTCAAGTAA
- a CDS encoding glycosyltransferase family 87 protein has protein sequence MSASAQQPISGPSRRWIGIPVVMLPAFSIATLFAWGVLISTFTHPGWIGLNHVAPGTDWMVFYGAVRSLLAGNLALVIDGDAFTAHLNQSFASWLSVPLEFRPWFYPPSFLVLLLPFASLGFIGSYVAFQAATAGFLAWALRNRADQPQLTPYIIAAALVSPSASLNLADGQCAFLVAALLVTGVRLLGPRPLLAGAILGLLSFKPQFFLLVPFALVGARRYGSLCAAACSAFALAAASAMIFGVELWLWWIPQAYNNLVSPDAKWLAYGRIWGHSVWACAMLLGLPERLASILQLAAILSSAAATFAAFRSSLSTNNKLIVLLAATVLAAPHSGPYDATLLTVAVVLWLAASIDAPRFRDWLIGLGIWMVPLLSPAVYIPAGRLSPLLIVALIGVVFSALRSPAASGEPATSPHS, from the coding sequence GTGAGCGCGTCCGCTCAACAGCCGATATCCGGTCCATCGCGCCGCTGGATCGGAATTCCCGTCGTGATGCTGCCAGCGTTTTCGATCGCAACGCTCTTCGCCTGGGGCGTCCTGATCTCCACCTTCACGCATCCCGGCTGGATCGGGCTGAACCACGTCGCCCCCGGAACCGACTGGATGGTGTTTTACGGCGCCGTCAGATCGTTGCTCGCCGGCAATCTTGCGCTGGTCATCGATGGCGACGCATTCACGGCCCATCTCAACCAGTCGTTCGCATCATGGCTCTCGGTGCCTCTGGAGTTCCGGCCATGGTTCTATCCGCCCAGCTTCCTCGTTCTGCTGCTGCCATTCGCGTCGCTTGGCTTCATCGGCTCCTATGTCGCATTCCAGGCCGCGACCGCGGGCTTTCTGGCCTGGGCCCTTCGCAACCGGGCGGATCAGCCGCAACTGACGCCCTACATCATCGCGGCTGCGCTAGTCTCGCCATCGGCGTCTCTCAACCTGGCCGATGGACAATGCGCTTTTCTCGTTGCCGCACTGCTGGTCACGGGCGTCAGGCTGCTCGGACCGCGACCGCTCCTTGCCGGGGCAATCCTCGGGCTGCTGAGTTTCAAGCCGCAATTCTTCCTGCTCGTCCCCTTCGCGCTGGTGGGGGCGCGCCGTTATGGCAGCCTGTGCGCTGCTGCATGCTCGGCATTCGCATTGGCGGCTGCAAGTGCCATGATTTTTGGCGTCGAGTTGTGGCTCTGGTGGATACCGCAGGCATACAACAATCTGGTCAGCCCCGACGCGAAATGGCTGGCCTATGGCCGCATCTGGGGTCACAGCGTGTGGGCCTGCGCGATGCTGCTGGGCCTGCCGGAGCGGCTGGCCTCCATCCTGCAGCTGGCCGCGATCCTCTCGAGCGCGGCGGCGACATTCGCGGCCTTTCGCTCCTCGCTCAGTACCAACAACAAGCTGATCGTACTGCTTGCGGCAACGGTGCTGGCGGCCCCGCATTCGGGCCCCTATGACGCGACGCTGCTGACCGTCGCCGTCGTGCTGTGGCTTGCCGCATCGATCGATGCTCCACGCTTTCGCGACTGGCTGATCGGGCTCGGCATCTGGATGGTGCCGTTGCTCAGCCCGGCGGTGTATATTCCGGCGGGACGACTATCGCCGCTCCTCATCGTCGCTCTCATCGGCGTCGTCTTCAGCGCGTTGCGCAGTCCGGCGGCGTCTGGCGAGCCGGCAACGTCGCCGCATTCCTGA
- the ftsH gene encoding ATP-dependent zinc metalloprotease FtsH, with amino-acid sequence MNANLRNFALWVIIVLLLLALFTLFQNPGQRASSQDIAFSQLLSEVDRGNVRDVVIQGPDIHGTFTNGSSFQTYAPSDPTLVKRLYDSKVQITAKPPGDNVPWFVSLLVSWLPFIALIGVWIFLSRQMQGGAGKAMGFGKSRAKMLTEAHGRVTFEDVAGVDEAKQDLQEIVEFLRDPGKFQRLGGRIPRGVLLVGPPGTGKTLIARAVAGEANVPFFTISGSDFVEMFVGVGASRVRDMFEQAKKNAPCIIFIDEIDAVGRHRGAGLGGGNDEREQTLNQLLVEMDGFEANEGVILIAATNRPDVLDPALLRPGRFDRQVVVPNPDVVGREQILKVHVRKVPLAPDINLKTIARGTPGFSGADLMNLVNEAALTAARRNKRMVTQAEFEEAKDKVMMGAERKSLVMTEEEKLLTAYHEGGHAIVGLNVVATDPIHKATIIPRGRALGMVMQLPERDKLSMSLEQMTSRLAIMMGGRVAEELIFGREKVTSGASSDIEQATRLARMMVTRWGLSEALGTVSYGENQDEVFLGMSVSRTQNASEATVQKIDTEIRRFVEEGYNEATRILTEKRADLEALAKGLLEFETLSGDEIIDLLKGKKPNRESVLEPTTPRASAVPPAGKSRPRPDPDPGLEPQPQA; translated from the coding sequence ATGAACGCCAATCTGCGCAATTTCGCCCTCTGGGTCATCATTGTCCTGCTGCTGTTGGCGTTGTTCACGCTCTTCCAGAATCCGGGTCAGCGCGCCTCCTCGCAGGACATCGCCTTCTCCCAGCTCTTGAGCGAGGTTGACCGCGGCAATGTGCGCGACGTCGTGATTCAGGGGCCGGACATTCACGGCACCTTCACCAACGGCTCGAGCTTCCAGACCTATGCGCCGAGCGATCCGACGCTCGTGAAGCGCCTCTATGACAGCAAGGTGCAGATCACCGCGAAGCCGCCCGGCGACAACGTGCCGTGGTTCGTCTCGCTGCTGGTCTCCTGGCTGCCCTTCATCGCGCTGATCGGCGTGTGGATCTTCCTGTCGCGGCAGATGCAGGGCGGCGCCGGCAAGGCGATGGGCTTCGGCAAGTCGCGCGCAAAGATGCTGACTGAAGCGCATGGCCGCGTCACCTTCGAGGACGTCGCGGGCGTCGACGAAGCCAAGCAGGACCTGCAGGAGATTGTCGAATTCCTGCGCGACCCCGGCAAATTCCAGCGCCTCGGCGGCCGCATTCCGCGCGGCGTGCTGCTGGTCGGCCCTCCCGGCACCGGCAAGACCCTGATCGCGCGTGCGGTCGCGGGCGAAGCCAACGTGCCGTTCTTCACCATTTCGGGTTCGGACTTCGTCGAGATGTTCGTCGGTGTCGGCGCCAGCCGCGTCCGCGACATGTTCGAGCAGGCCAAGAAGAACGCGCCCTGCATCATCTTCATCGACGAAATCGACGCCGTCGGTCGTCACCGTGGCGCCGGCCTCGGCGGCGGCAATGACGAGCGCGAGCAGACGCTGAACCAGTTGCTGGTCGAGATGGACGGCTTCGAGGCCAACGAGGGCGTGATCCTGATCGCCGCGACCAACCGTCCCGACGTGCTCGATCCCGCGCTGCTGCGTCCCGGCCGCTTCGACCGTCAGGTCGTGGTGCCCAACCCGGACGTCGTCGGCCGCGAGCAGATCCTCAAGGTCCACGTCCGCAAGGTGCCGCTGGCGCCGGATATCAACCTCAAGACCATCGCGCGCGGCACCCCGGGCTTCTCCGGCGCCGACCTGATGAACCTCGTCAACGAAGCCGCGCTCACCGCCGCCCGCCGCAACAAGCGGATGGTGACCCAGGCCGAGTTCGAGGAAGCCAAGGACAAGGTGATGATGGGCGCCGAGCGCAAGTCGCTCGTCATGACCGAGGAAGAGAAGCTGCTGACGGCCTATCACGAGGGCGGGCACGCCATCGTCGGCCTCAACGTCGTCGCGACCGATCCGATCCACAAGGCGACCATCATTCCGCGCGGGCGTGCGCTGGGTATGGTCATGCAGCTGCCCGAGCGCGACAAGCTGTCGATGTCGCTGGAGCAGATGACCTCGCGCCTTGCCATCATGATGGGTGGCCGCGTCGCCGAAGAGCTCATCTTCGGCCGCGAGAAGGTGACTTCGGGCGCGTCGTCCGACATCGAACAGGCGACGCGTCTGGCGCGCATGATGGTGACGCGCTGGGGCCTGTCCGAGGCGCTCGGCACCGTGTCCTACGGCGAGAACCAGGACGAGGTTTTCCTGGGCATGTCGGTGTCGCGCACCCAGAACGCATCGGAAGCGACGGTTCAGAAGATCGATACCGAGATCCGGCGCTTCGTCGAAGAAGGCTACAACGAGGCGACGCGTATTCTCACCGAGAAGCGCGCCGATCTCGAAGCTCTCGCCAAGGGCCTGCTGGAATTCGAAACGCTCTCCGGCGACGAGATCATCGACCTGCTCAAGGGCAAGAAGCCGAACCGCGAATCCGTGCTCGAGCCGACCACGCCGCGCGCCTCGGCCGTGCCGCCGGCCGGCAAGTCGCGCCCGCGACCCGATCCGGATCCCGGCCTGGAGCCGCAGCCGCAGGCGTAA
- the tilS gene encoding tRNA lysidine(34) synthetase TilS, translating to MSKDNSPISAREAKRLFAGLKGAQGLLLAVSGGPDSVALMWLAARWHRSLARGPRLTVVTIDHGLRPEAAREAREVKRLATGLGLPHRTVRWRGAKPKTGLPAAAREARYRLLVQAARVAGASHVLTAHTRDDQAETLLMRLVRGSGLAGLSAMARLTERDGVVLARPLLDVPKSQLIATLKRAKIGFADDPTNHDAAFTRPRLRALLPQLAAEGGDARSLARLAARLARANAAVEVLTDGAERFLRLRDRGDAPQAGVRSFEAPVFAALPDEVRLRILLRAINAFGHEGPAELGKVESLLAVLDQAIAARPRAPANGRPALKQTLAGALISLAGGRIRIAPAPARRKS from the coding sequence ATGTCAAAGGACAATTCACCGATCTCGGCGCGTGAGGCCAAGCGCCTCTTCGCAGGCCTGAAGGGCGCGCAGGGACTGCTGCTCGCGGTCTCCGGCGGGCCCGACTCGGTGGCGCTGATGTGGCTTGCGGCGCGCTGGCATCGCAGCCTGGCGCGCGGCCCGCGTCTCACCGTCGTCACCATCGACCACGGCTTGCGGCCGGAGGCGGCGCGCGAGGCGCGCGAGGTCAAGCGTCTCGCCACCGGGCTTGGCTTGCCGCACCGGACTGTGCGCTGGCGCGGGGCAAAGCCGAAAACGGGACTGCCGGCCGCCGCGCGCGAAGCCCGCTACCGCCTGCTTGTGCAGGCCGCGCGCGTCGCCGGTGCGAGCCACGTGCTGACCGCCCACACCCGCGACGATCAGGCCGAGACCCTGTTGATGCGGCTTGTCCGCGGCAGCGGATTAGCCGGGCTGTCGGCGATGGCCCGTCTCACCGAGCGCGACGGCGTCGTTCTTGCGCGTCCACTGCTGGATGTTCCGAAGTCGCAGCTGATCGCGACCTTGAAGCGGGCAAAGATCGGCTTTGCCGACGATCCCACCAACCACGACGCGGCCTTTACCCGTCCCCGGCTGCGTGCGCTGCTGCCGCAGCTCGCGGCGGAGGGCGGTGATGCCCGCAGCCTGGCTCGGCTCGCGGCAAGGCTGGCGCGCGCCAATGCGGCCGTCGAGGTGCTGACCGATGGAGCCGAGCGCTTCCTCCGTTTGCGGGATCGCGGCGATGCGCCGCAGGCCGGCGTTCGAAGCTTCGAGGCCCCCGTGTTTGCCGCCCTGCCGGATGAGGTCCGGCTGCGGATCCTGCTGCGAGCCATCAACGCGTTCGGGCATGAGGGACCGGCGGAACTCGGCAAGGTCGAATCCCTCCTGGCCGTGCTCGATCAGGCCATTGCCGCACGTCCCCGCGCACCCGCAAATGGCCGGCCGGCCCTGAAGCAGACGCTTGCGGGAGCCTTGATCAGCCTTGCCGGGGGACGTATCCGCATCGCGCCGGCGCCGGCCCGGCGCAAGAGTTGA
- the ybgF gene encoding tol-pal system protein YbgF gives QQGVPPAAQPGYPPAPSGSPAPSGAPALTTLPPSATPRDEFDLGIGYMQRKDYALAEQTMKNFSQKYPSDPLLGDAQYWLGESYFQRQQYRDSAEAFLAVTTKYDKSAKAPDALLRLGQSLAALKEKEAACAAFGEVGRKYPRASAGVKAAVDREQKRVKC, from the coding sequence CAGCAAGGCGTGCCGCCGGCAGCACAGCCCGGCTATCCGCCGGCCCCGTCCGGCTCTCCCGCGCCATCAGGCGCCCCGGCGCTGACGACGCTGCCGCCCTCGGCCACGCCGCGCGACGAATTCGACCTCGGCATCGGCTACATGCAGCGCAAGGACTATGCGCTGGCCGAGCAGACCATGAAGAATTTTTCGCAGAAATATCCGAGCGATCCGCTGCTCGGCGACGCGCAATACTGGCTCGGCGAGAGCTATTTCCAGCGCCAGCAATATCGCGACTCCGCGGAAGCCTTCCTCGCCGTCACCACCAAATACGACAAATCCGCCAAGGCGCCGGATGCCCTGCTGCGGCTCGGCCAGTCGCTGGCCGCGCTGAAGGAGAAGGAGGCCGCGTGCGCCGCCTTCGGCGAAGTCGGCCGCAAATATCCGCGCGCTTCCGCCGGCGTCAAAGCCGCGGTCGACCGCGAGCAGAAGCGGGTGAAGTGCTGA
- the pal gene encoding peptidoglycan-associated lipoprotein Pal, whose protein sequence is MKHPMRILQGLKLAAVLAVALSMGACANKNAATDAMANAATPGSQQDFVVNVGDRVFFESDQTDLTPQAIVTLEKQAQWLQSYPRYSFTVEGHADERGTREYNIALGARRAQSVRSFLASRGIDPNRMRTISYGKERPVAVCNDISCWSQNRRAVTVLNASS, encoded by the coding sequence ATGAAACATCCTATGCGCATCCTCCAGGGATTGAAGCTGGCCGCGGTGCTTGCCGTCGCGTTGTCGATGGGTGCCTGCGCCAACAAGAACGCTGCCACGGATGCGATGGCCAACGCGGCGACGCCGGGCAGCCAGCAAGACTTCGTCGTCAATGTCGGCGACCGCGTGTTCTTCGAAAGCGACCAGACCGATCTGACCCCGCAGGCGATCGTGACCCTGGAGAAGCAGGCGCAGTGGCTCCAGAGCTATCCGCGCTACAGCTTCACCGTCGAAGGTCATGCCGACGAACGCGGCACCCGCGAATACAACATCGCGCTCGGCGCCCGGCGCGCCCAATCGGTGCGTTCGTTCCTTGCCTCGCGCGGCATCGATCCGAACCGCATGCGCACGATCTCGTACGGCAAGGAGCGGCCGGTGGCCGTTTGCAACGACATCTCCTGCTGGTCGCAGAACCGCCGCGCCGTCACCGTGCTGAACGCGAGCTCCTGA
- a CDS encoding bifunctional diguanylate cyclase/phosphodiesterase produces the protein MQFASQSGEPEQRPPKTSAAQIDSLFEAPGPLLAGLIFVSIGAALTALRTGEPLIWACVALLVLAGTARAIDLRLYQARQAVMTVEAAARWQKRYQIGAKIQAAAIGIWCATALLATDDAVAHMIALSVTTGIAAGGAGRAYGRPAIFHLQAVLIFGPAVLALALRGTPYYIAMALVSAAFLMAIMQLSVNLHRIFMGAVVAREREAALAGQFDTALNNMPHGLCMFRVDGQLAVMNHRFGAMMNLPEGLAQRGVNARDIVAACVSAGSISAGSGERIVADIESSQAKEIITADPDTQRNRSLSWTVQPMADGGAVVLLEDITDRRSAEAKITHLARYDDLTALPNRVHFRDEIERLLAISHDSERLSALLFVDLDQFKQVNDTLGHPCGDQLLCAVANRLREMLRPEDFVARFGGDEFVVFQENISSPEDAAALARRIVERLSERYRIDNHLVEIGASVGIALTSPEGVSADTLLKNADMALYRAKADGRGTFCFFRDEMAATVEARRILELDLRKALANEEFELFYQPLVNLKSGKITTCEALLRWNHPVRGTVSPIDIIPVAEDMGLIVDLGRWILRRACMECMKWPEGVSVAVNFSPQQFHQRDVLSEIRYALEVSGLPAHRLEIEITESSLLRNTQLTHDILSQLHAIGVRISLDDFGTGYSSLSYLHNFPMQKVKIDRSFLEGIDADRPLTLLRGVARLSADLGMAVVVEGIETNDQLELISADGTVTEGQGYLFSRPVPAVRIRQLLNASHGRRGAEDQIVMVSSRSIA, from the coding sequence ATGCAGTTTGCAAGTCAGAGCGGAGAGCCGGAACAGCGGCCGCCGAAAACTTCGGCGGCGCAAATCGATTCGCTGTTCGAAGCGCCTGGTCCGCTGCTGGCCGGACTCATTTTCGTGTCGATTGGTGCGGCCCTGACCGCGCTGAGGACGGGCGAGCCGCTGATCTGGGCGTGCGTCGCACTTCTTGTCCTGGCCGGGACCGCGCGGGCGATCGACCTGCGCCTCTATCAGGCACGTCAGGCGGTCATGACTGTCGAGGCGGCCGCACGCTGGCAGAAGCGATATCAGATCGGGGCAAAGATCCAGGCGGCTGCGATCGGCATCTGGTGCGCCACGGCCCTGTTGGCCACGGACGACGCCGTGGCCCACATGATCGCCTTGTCGGTCACCACCGGAATCGCGGCGGGCGGCGCGGGCAGGGCATATGGCCGGCCTGCGATCTTCCACCTCCAGGCCGTGCTGATTTTCGGCCCGGCCGTGCTTGCCTTGGCGCTGCGTGGAACGCCCTACTACATCGCGATGGCGCTGGTCAGTGCCGCGTTCCTGATGGCGATCATGCAGCTCTCGGTGAATCTGCACCGAATCTTCATGGGAGCGGTCGTGGCACGGGAGCGTGAAGCCGCGCTCGCCGGCCAGTTCGACACGGCGCTGAACAACATGCCGCACGGCCTGTGCATGTTCCGCGTCGACGGACAGTTGGCGGTCATGAACCACCGCTTCGGCGCAATGATGAATCTGCCGGAAGGTCTGGCGCAACGCGGCGTCAACGCGCGTGACATCGTCGCGGCATGCGTCAGCGCCGGATCCATCTCGGCTGGGAGCGGCGAGCGGATCGTCGCGGACATCGAGAGTTCGCAAGCCAAGGAGATCATCACCGCCGATCCCGATACGCAGCGAAACCGGTCGTTGTCCTGGACTGTCCAGCCGATGGCTGACGGCGGCGCGGTGGTGCTGCTCGAGGACATTACCGACCGTCGCAGCGCCGAAGCCAAGATTACGCATCTGGCGCGCTACGACGACCTCACCGCGCTCCCCAACCGCGTTCATTTTCGCGATGAGATCGAAAGGCTGCTGGCGATCTCGCACGATTCCGAGCGCCTGTCCGCGCTGCTGTTCGTCGACCTCGACCAGTTCAAGCAGGTCAACGACACGCTCGGCCATCCCTGCGGCGATCAGCTGCTGTGCGCGGTCGCCAACCGTCTGCGCGAGATGCTGCGCCCGGAGGATTTCGTCGCCCGCTTCGGCGGTGACGAATTCGTCGTGTTCCAGGAGAACATCTCCTCGCCGGAGGACGCCGCTGCACTGGCGCGCCGGATCGTCGAGCGGCTGAGCGAGCGCTACCGCATCGACAATCATCTGGTCGAGATCGGTGCCAGCGTCGGCATCGCGCTGACCTCGCCGGAGGGCGTCAGCGCGGACACGCTGCTCAAGAACGCCGACATGGCGCTGTACCGGGCCAAGGCCGACGGCCGCGGCACCTTCTGCTTCTTCCGCGACGAGATGGCGGCGACCGTCGAGGCGCGCCGCATCCTCGAGCTCGATCTGCGCAAGGCGCTCGCCAACGAGGAATTCGAGCTGTTCTACCAGCCGCTGGTCAATCTGAAGTCCGGCAAGATCACGACGTGCGAGGCGCTGCTGCGCTGGAATCATCCGGTGCGCGGCACGGTCTCGCCGATCGACATCATCCCGGTCGCCGAGGACATGGGGCTGATCGTCGATCTCGGCCGCTGGATCCTGCGCCGCGCCTGCATGGAATGCATGAAATGGCCGGAGGGCGTCAGCGTCGCCGTCAACTTCTCGCCGCAGCAATTCCACCAGCGCGACGTCTTGAGCGAAATCCGCTACGCACTCGAGGTTTCGGGGCTCCCGGCGCATCGGCTGGAGATCGAGATCACCGAATCCTCGCTGTTGCGCAACACCCAGCTCACGCACGACATCCTGTCGCAATTGCATGCGATCGGCGTGCGCATTTCGCTGGATGATTTCGGCACCGGCTATTCGAGCCTCAGCTACCTGCACAATTTCCCGATGCAGAAGGTGAAGATCGACCGCTCCTTCCTCGAAGGCATCGATGCCGACCGGCCGCTGACGCTGCTGCGCGGCGTGGCGCGGCTGTCGGCCGATCTCGGCATGGCCGTCGTGGTCGAGGGCATCGAGACCAATGACCAGCTCGAGCTGATCAGCGCCGACGGCACCGTGACCGAAGGGCAGGGCTATCTGTTCAGCCGGCCGGTGCCGGCAGTCCGGATTCGCCAATTGCTCAATGCCTCGCATGGACGTCGCGGGGCTGAGGACCAGATCGTCATGGTGTCCTCCCGATCGATCGCCTGA
- the tolB gene encoding Tol-Pal system beta propeller repeat protein TolB yields the protein MNRRRFMTLTGSTLAMLGGGQAFAQQPQGRLRIDPTEFRPIPIAITNFVPGSPADGDVGNGVTQVITNNLKRSGLFAPVDQAAFIERISNIDVAPQFENWKTLNAQALVTGRMTRQPDGRLKAEFRLWDVVTGQQLAGQQYFTSPEYWRRIAHIISDQIYEKLTGEKGYFDSRVVFVDETGPKERRVKRLAMMDQDGANVRYLTRGSDLVLTPRFSPNSQEITYMEFGQGDPKVYLFNIETGQREIVGNFPGMTFAPRFSPDGQRVIMSLQQGGNSNLFVMDLRSRSTTRLTDTPAIDTSPSYSPDGTRICFESDRGGRSQIYVMAAGGGAAQRISFSKDDNNATYSTPVWSPRGDYIAFTRQGGGQFSIGVMKPDGSGERLLTSGYHNEGPTFSPNGRVLMFFRDPGGSGGPSLFSVDISGRNELKVPTPGFASDPAWSPLLSSTSG from the coding sequence ATGAACCGCCGCCGCTTCATGACCCTGACCGGATCGACGCTCGCGATGCTGGGGGGCGGACAGGCCTTCGCCCAGCAGCCGCAGGGACGGCTTCGCATCGACCCCACCGAGTTTCGGCCAATTCCGATCGCGATCACCAATTTCGTGCCGGGCTCGCCGGCCGACGGCGACGTCGGCAACGGCGTCACACAAGTCATCACCAACAATCTGAAGCGCTCGGGCCTGTTCGCGCCGGTCGACCAGGCCGCCTTCATCGAGCGCATCAGCAACATCGACGTCGCGCCGCAATTCGAGAACTGGAAAACCCTCAACGCGCAGGCCCTCGTCACGGGCCGCATGACGCGGCAGCCGGACGGCCGCCTCAAGGCCGAATTCCGCTTGTGGGACGTGGTCACCGGCCAGCAGCTCGCGGGCCAGCAATATTTCACCTCGCCGGAATATTGGCGCCGCATCGCCCACATCATCTCCGACCAGATCTATGAGAAGCTGACCGGCGAGAAGGGCTATTTCGACAGCCGCGTGGTGTTCGTCGACGAGACCGGGCCGAAGGAGCGTCGCGTCAAGCGGCTCGCGATGATGGATCAGGACGGCGCCAATGTGCGCTATCTGACCCGCGGCTCCGACCTCGTGCTGACGCCGCGCTTCTCGCCGAACTCGCAAGAGATCACCTACATGGAGTTCGGCCAGGGCGATCCGAAGGTCTATCTCTTCAACATCGAGACCGGCCAGCGCGAGATCGTCGGCAACTTCCCGGGCATGACCTTTGCGCCGCGCTTCTCGCCGGACGGCCAGCGCGTCATCATGAGCCTGCAGCAGGGCGGCAATTCCAACCTGTTCGTGATGGATCTGCGCTCGCGCTCGACCACGCGCCTCACCGACACGCCCGCGATCGACACCTCTCCGTCCTACTCCCCGGACGGCACCCGCATCTGCTTCGAGTCCGATCGCGGCGGCAGATCGCAGATCTATGTCATGGCCGCGGGCGGCGGAGCGGCGCAGCGCATCTCCTTCTCCAAGGACGACAACAACGCCACCTATTCAACGCCGGTGTGGTCGCCGCGCGGCGATTACATCGCTTTCACCCGGCAAGGCGGCGGGCAGTTCTCGATCGGCGTGATGAAGCCGGACGGCTCCGGCGAACGGCTTCTCACCTCGGGCTACCACAACGAAGGTCCGACCTTCTCGCCGAACGGCCGCGTGCTGATGTTCTTCCGCGATCCCGGCGGCAGCGGCGGGCCGTCGCTGTTCTCCGTCGACATCTCGGGACGCAACGAGCTGAAGGTGCCGACGCCGGGCTTTGCCTCCGACCCGGCATGGTCGCCGCTATTGTCCTCGACATCGGGCTAG